A single genomic interval of Schistocerca americana isolate TAMUIC-IGC-003095 chromosome 2, iqSchAmer2.1, whole genome shotgun sequence harbors:
- the LOC124594888 gene encoding cuticle protein 21-like has product MACKLIVLAAFVAVARAGYLGAPAVVAPGPAIAARAYAAPVAYAAPALHAAPVAYAAPALRAAPLAVAPAVRAAPVAVAAPAAVAAEYDPNPQYSYAYSVQDALTGDSKNQQESRSGDVVQGSYSLVEPDGSVRTVDYTADPVNGFNAVVHREAGAHPAPVVAKVAAPVAYAAPAVAKIAAPVAYAAPAIAKYAAPLAYGKAILG; this is encoded by the exons ATGGCCTGCAAG CTGATCGTCCTCGCCGCCTTCGTGGCCGTCGCCCGTGCTGGCTACCTGGGAGCCCCCGCCGTGGTCGCCCCCGGCCCAGCCATCGCCGCCCGCGCTTACGCCGCCCCCGTGGCCTATGCCGCCCCCGCACTCCACGCTGCTCCCGTGGCGTACGCCGCCCCCGCGCTGCGCGCCGCCCCCTTGGCCGTCGCCCCCGCCGTGAGAGCCGCCCCCGTCGCAGTCGCCGCCCCCGCCGCAGTCGCCGCCGAGTACGACCCCAACCCCCAGTACAGCTACGCTTACAGCGTGCAGGACGCCCTCACCGGTGACTCCAAGAACCAGCAGGAGAGCCGCAGCGGTGACGTCGTCCAGGGCAGCTACAGCCTGGTCGAGCCCGACGGTTCCGTCCGCACCGTCGACTACACCGCTGACCCCGTCAACGGCTTCAACGCCGTCGTGCACAGGGAGGCCGGTGCCCACCCCGCCCCCGTCGTCGCCAAGGTGGCCGCCCCcgtcgcctacgccgcccccgccgtcgctAAGATCGCCGCCCCTGTGGCCTACGCCGCCCCGGCCATTGCTAAGTACGCTGCTCCCCTTGCCTATGGCAAGGCCATCCTGGGCTAA